The window ataaacaaattatacTCACTGAAGTGTTATGACAATCATATGCTGGATCCGGTGGCTGGGGAGCAACAGAGTGTGGAAAcgtaaaattcatatttttacatGGTTGAAAGCCTACACTACCATTGTCATTTTTCAAAGGCCTTTAAATGCAGACAAACATATATAGTACATaaagagtgaaaaataaaattgtaatcgAAGGTTATTGCGTATCGATACAGACCCGATGGCAGCCAAGGCAGCTAGACTCAGGCCCATACCATCAGCACGAACACAGAGGCATGGCTTTGATTCTACACACTCCGATTTCACATTATTGATAGCGATAATCGCGATAATTGTCGCTGCAATTAGTTTTTCATGCACTGACAtccttgatgatttttttgggcGCCGCTGTGTACAGCTGATGAGGACCAGAGCGACTGATGGTAAGAGCATTCTTTGGAGAAATGTTTTTCTCGCGGCTGACAAGTGGCGCCGCCGCAACCAATAGCGGtcatttgaatttgaatttttacgttcagtttttaaatgttttatcATCCGGATGTCTTCGTAAGGAACTAACATAATCTTTCCCGGATTATCGACCTGGCGTCATGtgaatatcgatttttttccccttttgaTTTTTGACTTTCATTGCGAcgtgaaatattcaaaattacaactcctcgatttttttagaccCACGAACCGAGGGCGGAAATTCTcattctattaattttcaaactaCGTCTGTTAATTAGCTGAAAGTGTGAagattttaattgaaacaCACGAGCTTTCAATTCAGTCAATTTAAAAGTCAATTACGTTTGAGAGCGACGCGCAGCGCCATCATCACGCGAAGTCAAACGAATGAAAAACCGGTCACTCGTTGAAAGGTCGTTGTCCTGGGTTCTCCTGTCCAGTGATATCACATCTGCAGCGGTAAGGATCGTATTCATAATTTATACGttatattaatttcatttagaATTGTGAAACCAACGAGTTTACCCCCCTCTCCTCCCCCAGAAATGGTGAAATCGCGGAATTTGAAATTGGACGCGCATTAGGCGATTGCTGGACGTGACAAAAatcgctgtttttttttattcgacgtCATTGTATTTAATTTGTCTCGATTTCCTTTGCGTCATTTTTGTTGACAGATCTTGTTTGGGGGGGTCACTCGTTAATTTAATGTCGTTGATCTCTCGTGAAGTATTCGGTTCTGTGGGACTTGGTAAATAAGCTGAGCAAATAGAGTTATCTCAGTTTCAAGGACGAGACAGGTAGTGGTTGTCTGGCGGATACTGGAGCGCCTCTCCGATTGAAACCATCACGTATCTTTAAAtcatctgtttaattttaatttctgtcGGAGCATCGTGAGATATCACTAATAAGTAATTTAAaagtaatttaataatttcgccggttaaaaaaaaaatttactctgacaattatatttttttagtcaaGACATGTCGATAAAATTGGAGAACGTACTCATCAGCGATCCCGTTGATGGATCGTGCATCGATCTATTGAAGAGTCATGGCATCGCAGTCACGACAAAGTACAAATTGCCGAAGGATGAACTGCTCCAGGAGATCAAGGTATTTATAATCCTATCACGTGAAAACGACCCTTTCATTtcctaaaatttaattaataactaaattaaattaatagaaCGTATGTATTTCTTTATTCAGAACTACGACGGGTTGATCGTGAGGTCCGAGACGAAGGTCACAGAGGAGGTGATTGCAGCGGGGACAAACCTTCGTGTTATAGGGCGCGCTGGGACAGGAGTTGATAACATTAATGTTGACGCTGCGACGAAGAAGGGAATCGTCGTCCTAAAgtttgtattaaaaaatatttacggtATCTAAAACAGTTATTCAAATTATATCTTtgcaattgcaattttttaaaatgtaaaaCAATCGTATTTTTAATCTTTTTGTCTTCTTACAGTACTCCAGGTGGTAATAGCATCAGTGCCTGTGAGCTAACATGCACCCTGATTTCCTCCCTCGCGAGGAATGTGGCCCAGGCAGCTCAATCCATGAAGGAAGGCAGATGGGACAGGAAGTTGTACTCTGGTTTCGAATTATACGGAAAAACCTTGGCAGTCCTGGGCTTCGGTCGCGTGGGACGAGAGGTCGGCCTCCGAATGCAGTCCTTTGGGATGAAGATCGTGTGCTTTGATCCAATAGTCAGTGCTGAGGATGCTGCAAGTGCTGGGGCTACGAAGCTCAGTCTCGACGAGATTTGGCCGGTCGCTGATTACATAACTGTCCACACACCCCTCATTCCGCAGACTAAGAGTGAGTCAAAACTTTTGGGACCCATTAATATTCTAGGGGCAAACAAGTCcccatttttaaataaattaccgTCCCAATCTAATTACGAAGCTCCCAAATGCcctttttttcgaaaaacaaattaattatattatgtATCGCAGATTTGATCGGAACTGCGAGTCTCTCCAAATGCAAGAAGGGAGTGCGCGTGATAAATGTAGCTCGAGGTGGAATTATCAACGAGGCGGAGCTCCTGGAGGCCTTGAAGTCCGGCCAGTGTGCAGGGGCTGCTCTGGACGTCTTCAGCGAGGAGCCACCGAAAAACCCGGTGACCCTAGAGCTTATTCGCCACCCTAATGTCATCGCAACTCCTCACCTGGGTGCCAGCACTGCCGAGGCACAGCAACGAGTCGCAGCTGAGATCGCGGAGCAGTTCCTCGCCATTTCCGGGAAATCGGATAAATACTCTGTTACTGGTGTCGTTAACCCATCGGTATTGGCCAAGTGATGGAGGAGAAATATTGGAGCAGACATTCTCAGACCAGCAATATCTATTATATTCTGACGTCGATTGATATGTGTATGTGCAAtcgttacaataaaaaaagtttctataaaaaattataaaaattatc of the Diachasmimorpha longicaudata isolate KC_UGA_2023 chromosome 13, iyDiaLong2, whole genome shotgun sequence genome contains:
- the LOC135168395 gene encoding uncharacterized protein LOC135168395; amino-acid sequence: MLVPYEDIRMIKHLKTERKNSNSNDRYWLRRRHLSAARKTFLQRMLLPSVALVLISCTQRRPKKSSRMSVHEKLIAATIIAIIAINNVKSECVESKPCLCVRADGMGLSLAALAAIGPLKNDNGSVGFQPCKNMNFTFPHSVAPQPPDPAYDCHNTSLCWLNNENKSVNLGSLEETHWHWTEKNPELVISHGSYESHIELICANRGNSPILTGPSATKTLLKFQLSSDKLCITDMRPKSLSTGSVLVILFFVFAGVYFIGGALILIYCRGAVGREIIPNYDFWADLPALVRDGVTFTLSGCSAVSYERI
- the LOC135168394 gene encoding D-3-phosphoglycerate dehydrogenase-like, whose product is MSIKLENVLISDPVDGSCIDLLKSHGIAVTTKYKLPKDELLQEIKNYDGLIVRSETKVTEEVIAAGTNLRVIGRAGTGVDNINVDAATKKGIVVLNTPGGNSISACELTCTLISSLARNVAQAAQSMKEGRWDRKLYSGFELYGKTLAVLGFGRVGREVGLRMQSFGMKIVCFDPIVSAEDAASAGATKLSLDEIWPVADYITVHTPLIPQTKNLIGTASLSKCKKGVRVINVARGGIINEAELLEALKSGQCAGAALDVFSEEPPKNPVTLELIRHPNVIATPHLGASTAEAQQRVAAEIAEQFLAISGKSDKYSVTGVVNPSVLAK